The following proteins are encoded in a genomic region of Thermus sp. LT1-2-5:
- a CDS encoding PaaI family thioesterase, giving the protein MELPAFLQGETLDRTLGVRYLKLTPEEVVAELEVTPKVHQPFGFLHGGATVALAESVASVGGFLHCPPGYAAFGLEINCNHIRKKQAGVIRAVGRPLHVGRTTQVWEVKVYDEEERLIAASRCTLAVVPLKPAG; this is encoded by the coding sequence ATGGAGCTTCCCGCCTTCTTGCAAGGGGAGACCCTAGACCGCACCCTGGGGGTGCGCTACCTCAAGCTCACCCCCGAGGAGGTGGTGGCGGAGCTGGAGGTAACCCCCAAGGTCCACCAGCCCTTCGGCTTCCTCCACGGCGGGGCCACGGTGGCCCTGGCGGAAAGCGTGGCCAGCGTGGGGGGCTTTCTCCACTGCCCTCCGGGGTACGCCGCCTTTGGGTTGGAGATCAACTGCAACCACATCCGCAAAAAGCAAGCGGGGGTGATCCGGGCCGTGGGCCGGCCCCTGCACGTGGGCCGCACCACCCAGGTCTGGGAGGTGAAGGTCTACGACGAGGAGGAGCGCCTCATCGCCGCAAGCCGCTGCACCCTGGCGGTGGTGCCCCTAAAGCCAGCGGGCTAG
- a CDS encoding UDP-N-acetylmuramoyl-L-alanyl-D-glutamate--2,6-diaminopimelate ligase has translation MTLKELFAPFGLEAPPQAVRGITLDSRRVAPGFVFVAVPGVPLPHRKPLDGHAFIPEALARGAIAVVGEKDLALPVPYLRVADARQALALLARRFYREPEAALALFGVTGSKGKSTTAGLLHHLLQAGGVKAGLLSTVGLRLGEERRPPLGHFTTPEAPEVYGFLREAADRGLRAAVLEVSSHALALKRVEGLSYRVGLFVSFYPDDHLDLHGTAENYFRAKALLVERSEVAVLHTSLPHLEALRKRPHLLVGPGGEVWAEEVREEREGLRFLLKSPWGQGEAFLPLLGAYNVDNALMALAAALHFGISLDEALAGLSTFPGVPGRMEVVRKAPFRVVIDFAHTGKSLEEALKTLRRTTPGRLLLVVGAAGERDPRRREDIGKVAARLADLTFFTEEDHRTEPLEAILSALAEAARREGGRFRIVPDRREAILQAVLEAQAGDTVLLAGKGHEHTLERGQEALPWNEREVAEAALRMRGL, from the coding sequence ATGACCCTGAAGGAGCTCTTCGCCCCCTTTGGCCTGGAAGCCCCGCCCCAGGCGGTGCGGGGGATCACCCTGGACTCGAGGCGGGTGGCCCCCGGCTTCGTCTTCGTGGCCGTCCCCGGGGTACCCCTCCCCCACCGCAAGCCCCTGGACGGGCACGCCTTCATCCCCGAGGCCCTGGCCCGGGGGGCCATCGCCGTGGTGGGGGAGAAGGACCTCGCCCTGCCCGTGCCCTACCTACGGGTGGCGGACGCCCGCCAGGCCCTCGCCCTCCTCGCCCGGCGCTTTTACCGCGAGCCCGAGGCAGCCCTGGCCCTCTTTGGCGTCACCGGCTCCAAGGGCAAAAGTACCACGGCCGGCCTCCTCCACCACCTCCTCCAGGCGGGGGGGGTGAAGGCGGGGCTCCTCTCCACCGTGGGCCTGAGGCTGGGGGAGGAAAGGCGCCCTCCCCTAGGCCACTTCACCACCCCAGAGGCCCCCGAGGTCTATGGCTTCCTGAGGGAGGCGGCGGACCGGGGGCTAAGGGCGGCGGTGCTGGAGGTTTCCAGCCACGCCCTGGCCCTCAAGCGGGTGGAAGGGCTCTCCTACCGGGTGGGGCTTTTCGTGAGCTTCTACCCCGACGACCACCTGGACCTCCACGGCACGGCGGAGAACTACTTCCGGGCCAAGGCCCTCCTGGTGGAGCGCTCAGAGGTGGCGGTGCTCCACACGAGCCTGCCCCACCTGGAGGCCCTTAGGAAGCGGCCCCACCTCCTGGTGGGCCCTGGGGGGGAGGTGTGGGCGGAGGAGGTAAGGGAGGAACGGGAGGGGCTTCGCTTTCTTCTCAAAAGCCCCTGGGGCCAGGGCGAGGCCTTCTTGCCCCTCCTTGGGGCCTACAACGTGGACAACGCCCTCATGGCCCTGGCGGCGGCCCTCCACTTTGGGATTTCCTTGGATGAAGCGCTAGCGGGCCTCTCCACCTTTCCCGGGGTGCCGGGCAGGATGGAGGTGGTGCGCAAGGCCCCCTTCCGGGTGGTGATCGACTTCGCCCACACGGGGAAAAGCCTGGAGGAGGCGCTCAAGACCCTCAGGCGCACCACCCCCGGCAGGCTCCTCCTGGTGGTGGGGGCGGCGGGGGAAAGGGACCCGAGGCGGCGGGAGGACATCGGCAAGGTGGCGGCCCGCCTCGCCGACCTCACCTTCTTCACCGAGGAGGACCACCGCACGGAGCCCCTGGAGGCCATCCTTAGCGCCCTGGCGGAGGCGGCCCGGCGGGAAGGGGGGAGGTTCCGCATCGTGCCGGACCGCAGGGAGGCCATCCTCCAGGCGGTCCTCGAGGCCCAGGCGGGGGACACGGTCCTCCTGGCGGGCAAGGGGCACGAACACACCCTGGAAAGGGGCCAGGAGGCCCTCCCCTGGAACGAGCGGGAGGTGGCGGAGGCGGCCCTCAGGATGCGGGGGCTTTAG
- the trmFO gene encoding methylenetetrahydrofolate--tRNA-(uracil(54)-C(5))-methyltransferase (FADH(2)-oxidizing) TrmFO, translating to MERVNVVGGGLAGSEAAWTLARLGVPVRLYEMRPKRMTPAHATGLLAEIVCSNSLGGEGMANAKGLLQAEMHRAGSLVMEAAFRARVPAGGALAVDREEFSGYITERLSRHPLVEVVREEVGEIPEGITVLATGPLTSEALAEALKRRFGDHFLSYYDAASPIVLYESIDLSKCFRAGRYGQSADYLNCPMTEEEYRRFYEALVVAEKHLPHEWENLQFFEACVPVEELAQRGYQTLLYGPLKPVGLEDPRTGKEPFAVVQLRQEDKAGRLWSLVGFQTGLKWPEQKRLIQMIPGLENAEIVRYGVMHRNTYLNAPRLLRETLEFKEAEGLFAAGVLAGVEGYLESAATGFLAGLNAARRALGLSPVAPPEESLLGGLVRYLATANPEGFQPMYANWGLVPPVEGRMGKREKREAMYQRGLAAFALWLDALTPPLPAKAPAS from the coding sequence ATGGAACGGGTGAACGTGGTGGGCGGGGGCCTTGCCGGGAGCGAGGCCGCCTGGACCTTGGCCCGGCTGGGCGTTCCCGTGCGGCTTTACGAGATGCGCCCCAAGCGCATGACCCCGGCCCACGCCACGGGGCTTTTGGCCGAGATCGTCTGCTCCAACTCCTTGGGCGGGGAGGGGATGGCCAACGCCAAGGGGCTTCTCCAGGCGGAGATGCACCGTGCGGGAAGCCTCGTCATGGAGGCGGCCTTCCGGGCCCGGGTCCCCGCCGGGGGCGCCTTGGCCGTGGACCGGGAGGAGTTTAGCGGCTATATCACGGAAAGGCTTTCCCGCCATCCCCTGGTGGAGGTGGTGCGGGAGGAGGTGGGGGAGATCCCCGAGGGGATCACGGTCCTGGCCACGGGGCCCCTGACCTCGGAGGCCTTGGCCGAGGCCCTGAAGCGCCGCTTCGGCGACCACTTCCTCTCCTACTACGACGCCGCAAGCCCCATCGTCCTTTACGAGAGCATCGACCTCTCCAAGTGCTTCCGCGCCGGGCGCTACGGCCAAAGCGCCGACTACCTCAACTGCCCCATGACGGAGGAGGAGTACCGCCGCTTCTACGAGGCCCTGGTGGTGGCGGAGAAGCACCTTCCCCACGAGTGGGAAAACCTGCAGTTCTTCGAGGCCTGCGTGCCGGTGGAGGAGCTGGCCCAGCGGGGCTACCAGACCCTCCTCTATGGCCCCCTAAAGCCCGTGGGCCTCGAGGACCCCCGCACCGGAAAGGAGCCCTTTGCCGTGGTGCAGCTCCGCCAGGAGGACAAGGCGGGGCGGCTTTGGAGCCTGGTGGGCTTCCAGACCGGGCTCAAGTGGCCGGAGCAGAAGCGCCTCATCCAGATGATCCCCGGCCTGGAAAACGCCGAGATCGTGCGCTACGGGGTGATGCACCGCAACACCTACCTAAACGCCCCCAGGCTCCTCCGGGAAACCCTGGAGTTCAAGGAGGCGGAGGGCCTCTTCGCCGCCGGGGTCCTGGCCGGGGTGGAGGGGTACTTGGAAAGCGCCGCCACGGGCTTCCTGGCGGGGCTCAACGCCGCAAGGCGCGCCCTGGGCCTTTCCCCCGTGGCCCCGCCCGAGGAAAGCCTCTTGGGGGGCTTGGTCCGCTACCTGGCCACCGCCAACCCCGAGGGCTTCCAGCCCATGTACGCCAACTGGGGCCTGGTGCCCCCCGTGGAGGGGCGCATGGGAAAGCGGGAGAAGCGGGAGGCCATGTACCAAAGGGGCCTCGCCGCCTTCGCCCTTTGGCTCGATGCCCTCACGCCCCCCTTGCCCGCTAAAGCCCCCGCATCCTGA
- a CDS encoding deoxynucleoside kinase, giving the protein MYVAIEGPIGVGKTTLARLLAEALGAEPLLEVVEENPFLPLFYQDPKRYAFKAQVFFLLSRYRQLSRLQERPLFGGVVADYLFDKDAIFASLNLEGPEWDLYLELYRELSPRLPAPDLTVYLRAPVPVLLERIQKRGRPFEAGMDPAYLEALSQAYERHFARYPHPLLVLEAEAWDYAEGGPDRNQVVELVKAHLSLGV; this is encoded by the coding sequence GTGTACGTGGCCATTGAAGGTCCCATCGGCGTGGGCAAGACCACCCTGGCCCGGCTCCTGGCCGAGGCCCTGGGGGCGGAGCCCCTTTTGGAGGTGGTGGAGGAAAACCCCTTCTTGCCCCTCTTCTACCAAGACCCCAAGCGCTACGCCTTCAAGGCGCAGGTCTTCTTCCTCCTTTCCCGCTATCGGCAGCTTTCCCGCCTCCAGGAAAGGCCCCTCTTCGGCGGGGTGGTGGCGGACTACCTCTTCGACAAGGACGCCATCTTCGCCAGCCTCAACCTGGAAGGCCCCGAGTGGGACCTTTACCTGGAGCTTTACCGGGAGCTTTCCCCAAGGCTTCCCGCCCCCGACCTCACCGTCTACCTGAGGGCCCCGGTCCCTGTCCTCCTGGAGCGCATTCAGAAGCGGGGGCGGCCCTTCGAGGCAGGCATGGACCCCGCCTACCTAGAAGCCCTCTCCCAGGCCTACGAGCGCCACTTCGCCCGCTACCCCCACCCCCTTTTGGTCCTCGAGGCGGAGGCGTGGGACTACGCCGAGGGCGGCCCTGACCGGAACCAGGTGGTGGAGTTGGTGAAGGCCCACCTTTCCCTAGGGGTCTAG
- the uvrC gene encoding excinuclease ABC subunit UvrC: MGLVRLEALPPLPETPGVYLWKRGEEVLYVGKAKNLRARVRSYFHAEGKARRIAEEATALDFIAARDEVEALLLEANLIKAHRPPYNVLLKDDKHYPFLKLTHEPFPTLLVVRRVEEDGAKYYGPFPEAGALRRIKTLIDRHFPLRKNSGYPMKRRRFPCLNHSMGRCLAPCVGKADPEAYREVVRQVEAVLEGRVDGLLAELEARMREAARRLEFERAAELRDQIEALKAFFATSQQAFDPELGDLDFLGLARAGALAVVQLFQVRSGRILGRISRVVEKEEATEEEILWAFLRDHYLEASPLPPLVLLPFPLEDLSGLEALLRRRAGRRVELRVPQRGGKARLLEFAEKNARLTLETELKARERRGDHPALKALQDLLALPTRPFRIEAYDVSHLQGQARVFSLAVFEGGRPKRLEYRRMRLKAGNDDYAAMEEGVYRRYTGSLKEMPLPDLLLIDGGLGQVRAAQRALERAGLRLPLVGLAKKEEVLVTPEGREIRLPLTHPALRLLIHLRDEAHHNGLKQHQKDRSRELLRVLEGIPGIGETRRRLLLERYGGLKALREAPLEELARLPGMNRKAAEALKAALGEKPL; encoded by the coding sequence ATGGGGCTTGTGCGGCTCGAGGCGCTTCCCCCCCTGCCCGAAACCCCCGGGGTCTACCTCTGGAAGCGGGGGGAAGAGGTGCTCTACGTGGGGAAGGCCAAAAACCTTAGGGCCCGGGTGAGGAGTTACTTCCACGCCGAGGGGAAGGCCAGGCGCATCGCCGAGGAGGCCACGGCCCTGGACTTCATCGCCGCCCGGGACGAGGTGGAGGCCCTCCTTTTGGAGGCGAACCTCATCAAGGCCCACCGCCCCCCCTACAACGTCCTCCTCAAGGACGACAAGCACTACCCCTTCCTAAAGCTCACCCACGAGCCCTTCCCCACCCTCCTGGTGGTGCGGCGGGTGGAGGAGGACGGGGCCAAGTACTACGGGCCCTTCCCCGAGGCGGGGGCCCTGAGGCGCATCAAGACCCTCATCGACCGCCACTTCCCCTTGCGCAAGAACTCGGGCTACCCCATGAAGCGCAGGCGCTTCCCCTGCCTGAACCACAGCATGGGCCGCTGCCTCGCCCCTTGCGTGGGCAAGGCGGACCCCGAGGCCTATCGGGAGGTGGTGCGGCAGGTGGAGGCGGTCCTGGAGGGCCGGGTGGACGGGCTTTTGGCGGAGCTGGAGGCCCGCATGCGGGAGGCCGCCCGAAGGCTGGAGTTCGAGCGGGCAGCGGAGCTCCGGGACCAGATAGAGGCCCTAAAGGCCTTCTTCGCTACCAGCCAGCAGGCCTTCGACCCCGAGCTTGGGGACCTGGACTTCCTGGGCCTGGCCCGGGCCGGTGCCTTGGCGGTGGTGCAGCTTTTCCAGGTGCGCAGCGGCCGGATCCTGGGCCGCATCAGCCGGGTGGTGGAGAAGGAGGAGGCCACGGAGGAGGAGATCCTCTGGGCCTTCCTCCGGGACCACTACCTCGAGGCCTCTCCCCTCCCCCCCCTGGTCCTCCTCCCCTTTCCCCTCGAGGACCTCTCCGGGCTGGAGGCCCTCCTCCGCCGCCGCGCCGGGCGCAGGGTGGAGCTCAGGGTGCCGCAAAGGGGGGGGAAGGCCAGGCTACTGGAGTTCGCCGAGAAAAACGCCCGCCTGACCCTGGAAACCGAGCTCAAGGCTAGGGAGCGCCGGGGGGACCACCCCGCCCTCAAGGCCCTCCAGGACCTCCTCGCCCTCCCCACCCGCCCTTTCCGCATAGAAGCCTACGACGTGAGCCACCTCCAGGGCCAGGCCCGGGTCTTCTCCCTGGCGGTCTTCGAGGGGGGAAGGCCCAAGCGTCTGGAGTACCGCCGCATGCGCCTAAAGGCGGGCAACGACGACTACGCCGCCATGGAGGAGGGGGTGTACCGCCGCTACACGGGAAGCCTCAAGGAGATGCCCCTTCCCGACCTCCTCCTCATCGACGGGGGCTTAGGCCAGGTGCGGGCGGCGCAACGGGCCCTGGAGCGGGCGGGGCTTCGCCTTCCCCTGGTGGGGCTAGCCAAGAAGGAGGAGGTCCTCGTCACCCCTGAGGGGCGGGAGATCCGCCTTCCCCTCACCCACCCCGCCCTGAGGCTCCTCATCCACCTGCGGGACGAGGCCCACCACAACGGCCTCAAGCAACACCAAAAGGACCGGAGCCGGGAGCTTCTCCGGGTGCTGGAGGGGATCCCCGGCATCGGGGAGACGAGGCGGCGCCTCCTCCTGGAGCGCTACGGGGGGCTTAAGGCCCTGAGGGAGGCCCCCCTAGAGGAGCTCGCCCGCCTGCCGGGGATGAACCGCAAGGCGGCGGAGGCCCTCAAGGCCGCCTTAGGGGAAAAGCCCTTATGA
- a CDS encoding deoxynucleoside kinase, with the protein MYVAIAGNIGSGKSSLTALLAQTFGLKPVYEAVSENPYLEDFYRDMGAYAFHSQVFFLARRVRQHLLEVNGQRGVVQDRTLYEDAFVFAQNLYREGHLSQRDWQTYLELFHSVAPALRQPDLLIYLRASLPTLRARILKRGRPFERNIPEGYLLALNRLYEELIASWDLSPIYVVEGDQVDFVEDERAKEALLTALRPLLRP; encoded by the coding sequence ATGTACGTGGCCATCGCCGGCAACATCGGTAGCGGTAAGAGTTCCCTCACCGCCCTCCTGGCCCAGACCTTCGGGCTCAAGCCGGTGTACGAGGCGGTGAGCGAAAACCCGTACCTGGAAGACTTCTACCGGGATATGGGGGCCTATGCCTTCCATTCCCAGGTCTTTTTCCTGGCCAGGCGGGTGCGGCAGCACCTCCTGGAGGTGAACGGGCAAAGGGGCGTGGTCCAGGACCGCACCCTCTACGAGGACGCCTTCGTCTTCGCGCAAAACCTCTACCGGGAAGGCCACCTCTCCCAGCGGGACTGGCAGACCTACCTGGAGCTTTTCCACAGCGTGGCCCCCGCCCTGCGCCAGCCTGACCTCCTCATCTACCTCCGGGCAAGCCTCCCCACCCTGAGGGCCCGCATCCTCAAGCGGGGCCGCCCCTTTGAACGGAACATCCCCGAGGGCTACCTCCTCGCCCTAAACCGCCTCTACGAGGAGCTCATCGCCTCCTGGGACCTCTCGCCGATTTACGTGGTGGAGGGGGACCAGGTGGACTTCGTGGAGGACGAAAGGGCCAAGGAAGCCCTCCTTACCGCCTTGCGCCCCCTCTTGCGGCCATGA
- a CDS encoding arginine--tRNA ligase, producing the protein MVRRALEEAIHEALKEMGLELKPKVAKAPKDKPGDYGVPLFALAKELKKPPQAIAQEVKERLRLPPFVEEAIPVGGYLNFRLRTESLLAEALKEKRPFPKREGLVLIEHTSVNPNKELHVGHLRNIALGDALARILAYAGREVLVLNYIDDTGRQAAETLFALRHYGLTWDGKEKYDHFAGKAYVRLHQDPDYERLQPGIEAVLHALERGELREEVNRILLAQLATMHALNAHYDLLVWESDIVQAGLLGKALALLQQSPHVFRPQEGKYAGALVMDASPFIPGLEDPYFVLVRSGGAATYYAKDIAFQFWKMGLLEGLRFRPYKNPFYPGLKTSAPEGEAYTPRARETINVIDVRQSHPQALVRAALALVGHPELAQGAFHLAYETVLLEGKQMSGRKGVAVSVDEVLEEAQRRALAIVAEKNPEHPAKEEAAQMVALGAIRFAMVKTEPKKQIDFRYQEALSFDGDTGPYVQYAHARAHSILRKAGEWGEPDLTQATPYERALALSLLDFEEAVLEAAEEKTPHILAQYLLDLAAAWNAYYNAKEGERPATPVLTAPKGLRELRLSLVLRLQETLQAGLGLLGIPAPEVM; encoded by the coding sequence ATGGTGCGCCGCGCCCTGGAAGAGGCCATACACGAAGCCCTGAAGGAGATGGGCCTGGAGCTAAAGCCCAAGGTGGCCAAGGCCCCCAAGGACAAACCCGGGGACTACGGGGTCCCCCTCTTCGCCCTGGCCAAGGAGCTAAAAAAACCCCCCCAGGCCATCGCCCAGGAGGTAAAGGAGCGGCTTCGGCTTCCGCCCTTTGTGGAGGAGGCCATCCCCGTGGGGGGGTACTTGAACTTCCGCCTGCGCACGGAAAGCCTCCTGGCCGAGGCCCTAAAGGAGAAAAGGCCCTTCCCCAAGCGGGAAGGCCTGGTGCTCATCGAGCACACCTCGGTGAACCCCAACAAGGAGCTCCACGTGGGCCACCTCCGGAACATCGCCCTAGGGGACGCTTTGGCCCGCATCCTGGCCTACGCCGGGCGGGAGGTCCTGGTCCTCAACTACATCGACGATACCGGGCGCCAGGCGGCGGAAACCCTCTTCGCCCTCAGGCACTACGGCCTCACCTGGGACGGGAAGGAGAAGTACGACCACTTCGCCGGCAAGGCCTACGTGCGCCTCCACCAAGACCCCGACTACGAGCGGTTGCAGCCCGGGATCGAAGCGGTCCTCCACGCCCTGGAGCGGGGAGAGCTCAGGGAGGAGGTGAACCGCATCCTCCTGGCCCAGCTCGCCACCATGCACGCCCTAAACGCCCACTACGACCTTTTGGTCTGGGAGTCGGACATCGTGCAAGCGGGGCTTTTGGGGAAAGCCTTGGCCCTTTTGCAGCAGAGCCCCCACGTCTTCCGCCCGCAGGAGGGCAAGTACGCCGGGGCCCTGGTCATGGACGCAAGCCCCTTCATCCCGGGGCTGGAGGACCCCTACTTCGTCCTGGTGCGCTCCGGGGGCGCCGCCACCTACTACGCCAAGGACATCGCCTTCCAGTTCTGGAAGATGGGGCTTTTGGAGGGCCTCCGCTTCCGCCCCTACAAGAACCCCTTCTACCCCGGCCTAAAGACCAGCGCCCCCGAGGGGGAGGCCTACACCCCCCGGGCCCGGGAAACCATCAACGTCATCGACGTGCGGCAAAGCCACCCCCAGGCCCTGGTGCGGGCCGCCTTGGCCCTGGTGGGCCACCCCGAGCTCGCCCAAGGGGCCTTCCACCTGGCCTACGAGACTGTGCTCCTGGAGGGCAAGCAGATGTCGGGGCGGAAGGGGGTGGCCGTGAGCGTGGACGAGGTGCTGGAGGAGGCGCAGCGCCGGGCCTTAGCCATCGTCGCCGAAAAAAACCCCGAACACCCCGCCAAGGAGGAGGCGGCCCAGATGGTGGCCCTGGGGGCCATCCGCTTCGCCATGGTGAAGACGGAGCCCAAGAAGCAGATCGATTTCCGCTACCAGGAGGCCCTCTCCTTCGACGGGGACACGGGGCCTTACGTGCAGTACGCCCATGCCCGGGCTCACAGCATCCTGCGCAAGGCCGGGGAATGGGGCGAGCCGGACCTCACCCAGGCCACCCCTTACGAGCGGGCCCTGGCCCTAAGCCTCCTGGACTTTGAGGAAGCGGTCCTCGAGGCGGCGGAGGAGAAGACCCCCCACATCCTGGCCCAGTACCTCCTGGACCTGGCGGCGGCCTGGAACGCCTACTACAACGCCAAGGAAGGGGAAAGGCCCGCCACCCCCGTCCTCACCGCCCCCAAGGGCCTGCGGGAACTCCGGCTCAGCCTGGTCCTGCGCCTTCAGGAAACCCTGCAGGCGGGCCTCGGCCTCCTCGGCATCCCCGCCCCCGAGGTAATGTAA
- a CDS encoding membrane dipeptidase, translating to MEPVMVDAHLDLAYNARSLGRDLTLPLEALRAQDPHPDTPLVTLESLKEAGVAVVFATLFADPREGGREDWLEEVYAQLALYEAWEGRGLVRILREGEDLRAHLARYPEDGVLGLLLLLEGAHALEAPEDLKPLRERGLRLLSLTWATQNPYAGGNAEEGPLTEKGRALLREMERLGVALDLSHLAEEAAWEALRAFSGPVCATHANCRALVPSPRHLSDGLLRALRERGGVLGLVPYNAFLDPAWRRGMARLPLEAFLRHKAHAEALLGREGVGLGTDWDGGFGLQAVPLGLERHRDLRALGDAAFLGGNWLSWLARWL from the coding sequence ATGGAGCCCGTGATGGTGGACGCCCACCTGGACCTGGCCTACAACGCCCGCTCCCTGGGGCGGGACCTCACCCTGCCCCTCGAGGCCCTCAGGGCGCAGGACCCCCACCCTGACACCCCCTTGGTGACCTTGGAAAGCCTCAAGGAGGCGGGGGTGGCGGTGGTCTTCGCCACCCTCTTCGCCGACCCCCGGGAGGGGGGAAGGGAGGACTGGCTGGAGGAGGTCTACGCCCAGCTGGCCCTCTACGAGGCGTGGGAGGGGCGGGGCCTGGTGCGGATCCTGCGGGAAGGGGAAGACCTAAGGGCCCACCTCGCCCGCTACCCGGAAGACGGGGTCTTGGGCCTGCTCCTCCTTTTAGAGGGGGCCCACGCTCTGGAGGCCCCGGAGGACCTAAAGCCCCTTCGGGAGCGGGGCCTTAGGCTCCTTTCCCTCACCTGGGCCACGCAAAACCCCTACGCCGGGGGGAATGCGGAGGAGGGCCCCCTCACGGAGAAGGGAAGGGCGCTCCTTAGGGAGATGGAGCGGCTTGGGGTGGCCCTGGACCTCTCCCACCTGGCGGAGGAGGCGGCCTGGGAAGCCCTGAGGGCCTTTTCGGGGCCGGTGTGCGCCACCCACGCCAACTGCCGTGCCCTGGTGCCCTCGCCCCGCCACCTCTCGGATGGTCTCCTGAGGGCCTTGAGGGAAAGGGGCGGGGTCTTGGGCCTCGTGCCCTACAACGCCTTTTTGGACCCCGCTTGGCGGCGGGGGATGGCGCGGCTTCCCCTCGAGGCCTTCCTCCGCCACAAGGCCCATGCGGAGGCGCTTTTGGGCCGGGAGGGCGTGGGCCTGGGCACGGATTGGGACGGGGGGTTCGGCCTTCAGGCCGTCCCCCTGGGCCTCGAGCGCCACCGGGACCTCAGGGCCCTGGGGGATGCGGCCTTTTTGGGGGGGAACTGGCTTTCCTGGCTAGCCCGCTGGCTTTAG
- a CDS encoding S1C family serine protease → MRLALLALFLLVALGQRLTSPEEVARSQVIKKALPAVVRIQGTPTAPGEDQVVGTGFFVSPFRVVTNYHVVQDLADLTVRLTDGRTFPAERFAVDPGIDLALLTVKGVQAPGVLAFSKAPAASLPWGMGLVVVGFPYGQGPLASYGILAGVGPLEVPTPDPSVGAEVGEYLFTDAPLTVGNSGSPLLNLQGEVVGVVADVVGGPSGVGGIGVAIPAELAAQSVQDLERFGIPQRGWLGASLVSLDELPPVLLRAVGLTTTQGAMVDRVEPGSPAARAGLRGAQRDAQGRLVALGDVILAVNGKAVKDKAEVVRLIARYRPGDRVRLTLWREGRRLEATLTLVARPRR, encoded by the coding sequence ATGCGCCTCGCCCTCCTGGCCCTCTTCCTCCTCGTCGCCTTGGGGCAGCGCCTCACCTCCCCCGAGGAGGTGGCGCGCAGCCAGGTGATCAAGAAGGCCCTGCCCGCGGTGGTGCGCATCCAGGGCACCCCCACCGCCCCCGGGGAAGACCAGGTGGTGGGCACGGGCTTCTTCGTGAGCCCCTTCCGGGTGGTGACCAACTACCACGTGGTCCAGGACCTGGCCGACCTCACCGTGCGCCTCACGGACGGGCGCACCTTCCCGGCGGAGCGCTTCGCCGTGGACCCGGGGATCGACCTGGCCCTCCTCACGGTGAAAGGGGTCCAGGCCCCGGGGGTCCTTGCCTTCAGCAAGGCCCCAGCGGCCAGCCTCCCCTGGGGGATGGGATTGGTGGTGGTGGGCTTCCCCTACGGCCAGGGGCCCTTAGCCTCCTACGGCATCCTGGCCGGGGTGGGCCCCCTCGAGGTCCCCACCCCCGACCCCAGCGTGGGCGCCGAGGTGGGGGAGTACCTCTTCACCGACGCCCCCCTCACCGTGGGGAACTCGGGAAGCCCCCTCCTGAACCTGCAAGGGGAGGTGGTGGGGGTGGTGGCGGACGTGGTGGGGGGGCCTTCCGGGGTGGGAGGGATTGGGGTGGCCATCCCGGCGGAGCTGGCCGCCCAGAGCGTCCAGGACCTGGAGCGCTTCGGCATCCCCCAGCGGGGGTGGCTCGGGGCCAGCCTGGTGAGCCTGGACGAGCTCCCCCCGGTCCTCCTCCGCGCCGTGGGCCTCACCACCACCCAAGGGGCCATGGTGGACCGGGTGGAGCCGGGAAGCCCAGCGGCCCGGGCCGGCCTAAGGGGGGCGCAGCGGGACGCCCAGGGGAGGCTTGTGGCCCTGGGGGACGTGATCCTGGCGGTGAACGGCAAAGCGGTAAAGGACAAGGCGGAGGTGGTGCGGCTCATCGCCCGCTACCGTCCGGGGGACCGGGTGCGCCTCACCCTGTGGCGGGAAGGGCGCCGCCTCGAGGCCACCCTCACCCTGGTGGCCCGGCCCAGGAGGTAA